CCACTCCGGCCTGCTTACCACCGGCGAGATGCGAGTGGACAGTGGTGTTGGTGAACCGAGCGAGTTGGGTGCTTCGGTGCACGGTCCTGCCCGAATCAATGAGTTGTATTAGGTGGAACTGCTAGGGCATTACTAAAAAATGAACCAACACAATTTGTAGCATAATTGCAGTTGAGAACCAAAGATGTTGCTTTGCAGCTCACCATAATTTGCTGCTATGAAATTTAGATGTGATTTGCATCTATAAATTTCTGACACGATATGTGAATGTTGTTTTCTGATTTAGACCTTCACACATTTTTGCCGGACTGCTGTTTTATTTTTAGACATACAGGTGTTGATTAGATCAAATCATGCCATGATATTTTTTTCCGGGAATGAACATGATAATGCAGATGCAACTAATCACTTAGAAGTTGTGACAATAGTAAAAATATAGTTTTTGTTATTTTTCAAGTATTGCATATGGATTAAACTAGATTGATATGTACTTATGGTCCCCTTGAGTAAATTTTTCCTTTGTTCCGAGCAAACAACAAGAACACTGTCTTTTCATTCAGAATAAATTAGAATATGTACAAAGTTTTTATAGCATGTACTTTGGGTTCGGTTCTCTGAAGAAAAAATAGTGCAGGTTTCTGCATTATTTACCATGGTTGGTATCAATTTTTTAACCATGATTTGGTATTTTACTTGacatacagaaatgtagggaaaggctgcgtactatagacccaaagtggtcggacccttccctggaccctgcgcaagcgggagctacatgcaccaggttgcccttttttttttaTACTATCTTGTCAAAGGCACGAACAAGGTCCAAAGTATAGCCCTGATAACTGCATTCAGCCACTGAAATAACATGAGTAGTACCAGGTAACTAAGGAAGACTGCATGCGAAGATCTCCAAGATATAAAAGACCATGATTTTAACTAGTGTTTATAATGTAGCAAGGGCCACTGCCAACAGCTAGAATGTTTAGCCAGGTGAATTCTTCAGTGAAAATGTTAGGCCAAGAATAGTAGTCCAGTGTATTATTTTGCGGTGGTGCATATGTTCGGCATGCCGCCAAAAGGATTGCCCCCCGGGCCTGGGTGCCCGACGAACAGGCCACCACAAAACTGGAGCATTCGTTAAGGGAGTCAAAGGTACCCatctcaaaaagaaaagaaagctTCAGAGGAGGAAAGCTAAAGGACTAATTTATGCTTCATCGCCTGATCGCTGGCTTAATGCACTTACCATACCCCTGAACCACTACATCTGGCTGGTCTATGTTTACTCCTGATGATAAGTTACCTCTTCATGCATGACCATGTTCATTCTGAACAGCTATGTTTCATACTACTATGATCCAATCAACACATGCGACTACTGAACATGCATGATACAGTCTATGCATGTTAAAGTAATACGCCTGCCCCGGCAAAACATGTTCACTATATCTATCAAACCCATCCAGAAATAGCACAGACAAATCGTGTCATTAACTTTTCTACGAAAAGGCTTTCCTAAGTTCATGGCAGCAATGGTAAGCTGCAACAGACATCTCAAGTCCGTAAGTGGAATTGTGTTTCTGCAGTAAGGCCCGGAAATCAAACAAAAGAACAAATAACAAAAGCAAGTAGTACACGGGATGAAGCGTAGACACCAGGAAGCATTAAAAAAAATAGATGAAACATTGAATTCATACTCTATTTAAGCCCTGCCACAGCATACAGCAGTTCCACAGACCACCAGTAAGCAAATCTAAAACCTGTTCTTGCCTAGAACAACACATTGCAGGGCCATATACAGAAAATGGGGGGAAAGGTCGACCCGAAACTATTTACTGCAGCAATTAAGGGCCACATTGCACCATCAAGCTAAACAGTGGAGCGTTGGGTACATATCATCATGTCCTAATTAGGATAGCAAACACTAATTCCATCACAGAACATACAACCTAGATTCAACCTGTTTCTCGCTCTGAACAAGTCGAGGCATAACCAAAATAACAAAACAAAAGACCACAGAGAAAACACTGAACCATTTCTTAGCAATGCATACCATAGGCTTAATCATCCAGTTCATCGGCGGCGCCTTATGTGATCTGTTGTAAGGCCAGTTCAGAATCCTGGATGTTGATGGTGTAGCTTGAGAGAAGCTGGATGATCGTGAAAGGACGGTCGGCGACGAGGACAAACTGCTTGTCGTTCTTCGCAAAATCAACAGCTTCCGAGACCGTCTCTACTTCCCTGTCCTCGATGTTGAACTTCCAGATACGAGCAGAGGAACCCAGGTGTTCAGTATAGTAAATACAGTTTGCCTCAATCGATGGGAACATATCGGTGTTCACAGCTAGGCACCTATGGTGACCAATGAAGATGGCATGGTTGATGATGCTCTTCACATGCGAAAGTGTGCCATTCTCGTCATCGCACTTGAAAACCTGGATGAGTCCTTGTCCCTTGATGATGGCCAGCATATGTCCACCAAAGTCCATTAGGAAACACCGGGCGTTGTCTGCAGACCCCATCTCAGGAGGATCAGCGGAAAAAAACTTCAATGGATGAGCATGGAGCGACTCTGCCACACCCAAGATCTTGCCAATCACGTCAGACATTCCGGCTGATCCCCACCAATGACCGATCAAACCACCTACGACTGCCCTTCGGATGAAACTATAAACTGGAAACTTATGGTCTTCGACTTCAAACTGGTCAGGCCTGGTCATGTACAGCTTGTGAGATGAGTCGGAGAGCAAGGTGAGCAAAGGCAAAGTGAAGTCAAAGCAGATGGAACCGGCAACATTCACCTCGGGCGGCACAGGCACCGTGAATGGGATGGTGCCGCCGGTGAGAGGTTTGAATACACGAGCGGCATGAGGAGGGCTCCTAtcagccaggatgaagaagccggtGAGAGTGGTGGTTATGACATAGTAGTCGCGGAGCAATGGGAGCTCCCTGTGGAGGAACCGGCCAGTGTTGGTGTTGACCAAGAGGCGACGCGTGCCACTCTGAAAGGCGTCGTTGAGGATGATCCACCTATACGGGAGGAACCGGGGGTCTGAAGTATCGTCCTTGGGATCGTCGGTGGCGCAGCGCCAGTTGTGGCAGACGGCGCGCAAGTCCATGTAGCAGTCGACGTCGTCGGTGGTGAGGAAGGAGTTGGCGATGTGGCGGACTATGTCGGGCTGGAGCGAGGACCAGTCTGCAGTTGCCGTGACCGGAAGGACTGGCAAGGTTCCCAGACAACTGGGGTTATTCTTTTGCCTCTTGGAAGGCAGGAGAacttcagcagccgcggccgccatTGCTGCACGCTGGAGTTGCTGCTTAGCTTGATTCTGGATCTCAAGGACAGAATCGACTGCTAGAATCCAATGCCCTACTCCTCCCTGCAAAAAGGAAGAAGGACCCCGGTTATAACAACCGCAAAAATCGATCAAAAAGGAATGTAAACAGAAGTACTAGTATCAACTACAGTATCAAGCAGTAGTAGCACAAAGCATCAAGCAAAGCAAGCAAGCGGCAGCACAAATTGCACAGCAGCAAGTAACACTCCCTGCACTAACTCTGTCTTCTCCATCGAGTCACCATTCTCTCCCTGCTACTACCGCCCCAACCCATTCTACACTGCATCCCCTGTGCTCTCTCATGCAGCAAAAAGCACAGCAGCGGGCAATCCTCTCTGCTCTCCATCGTCTCCCCCAAATCCAAACAAATAGCAGCAGCATCTCCCTCAATACATCGTCCCCCCCTCTCTTTCTTCTCCCTCCGGCGGGCTACCTCCCCCCAAACAACCCAAATCTGCCCCGCCGCCGGACTCGCTACCTTTTTTCCATTCCAGATCTGTGGCACGAGGTGGCAGAGCAAGCGGCGGCCATCGCCCCCGCTGATCTGCTCGTCCCCTCTCTTTCTCGGTCGTCCCTTCTGGccgcgacagagggaggggagcacgTTGATCGGGGCGCGCGGGCGTCTAAGCGGCGGCTCAGGCTAaccctagcggcggcggcggcggcgcagcagcagagagagggagagggaaagaccaACCTCAGGACTCTGGAGCGGCGCGGGAGGGAAGAAGGCGAGCTGCTCCGCGATttgcctctcttcttcttcctaaaATCTTAAAAGTGCACGCACACTATTTGGCGAGACCAAATAACCACGCTATGCAACAACCAACA
The Triticum dicoccoides isolate Atlit2015 ecotype Zavitan chromosome 3A, WEW_v2.0, whole genome shotgun sequence genome window above contains:
- the LOC119270312 gene encoding uncharacterized protein LOC119270312 — its product is MAAAAAEVLLPSKRQKNNPSCLGTLPVLPVTATADWSSLQPDIVRHIANSFLTTDDVDCYMDLRAVCHNWRCATDDPKDDTSDPRFLPYRWIILNDAFQSGTRRLLVNTNTGRFLHRELPLLRDYYVITTTLTGFFILADRSPPHAARVFKPLTGGTIPFTVPVPPEVNVAGSICFDFTLPLLTLLSDSSHKLYMTRPDQFEVEDHKFPVYSFIRRAVVGGLIGHWWGSAGMSDVIGKILGVAESLHAHPLKFFSADPPEMGSADNARCFLMDFGGHMLAIIKGQGLIQVFKCDDENGTLSHVKSIINHAIFIGHHRCLAVNTDMFPSIEANCIYYTEHLGSSARIWKFNIEDREVETVSEAVDFAKNDKQFVLVADRPFTIIQLLSSYTINIQDSELALQQIT